A window of Mucilaginibacter paludis DSM 18603 contains these coding sequences:
- the murB gene encoding UDP-N-acetylmuramate dehydrogenase → MLQIHENVSLKNFNTFGIDASARYFVEINHEDDLVELFMDPQWKTTERLILGGGSNLLLTQNFNGLVIRMNIRGIEHRVNHQDVFIEAGAGEVWNDLVNYAVRWGFAGMENLSLIPGSVGASPIQNIGAYGVELKDVFESCKAFEIASGTFKIFDKEACRFDYRDSIFKQLKGQYIVVSVKFHLSLIPNINTRYGAIEQELALRHISEPTIKDISQVVSHIRVSKLPDPSTIGNAGSFFKNPVITLAEFKEVQERHPEVVNYPAGDGYIKLAAGWLIEQCGWKGKVVGNTGTWKNQALVLVNHGGATGQEVYALSSQIIDTVYRKFGVMLEREVNVV, encoded by the coding sequence ATGCTCCAGATTCACGAAAACGTATCGCTTAAAAACTTTAACACGTTTGGCATTGATGCTTCCGCGCGTTATTTTGTAGAGATAAATCACGAGGATGACCTGGTTGAGCTATTTATGGACCCGCAGTGGAAAACCACAGAGCGTTTAATTTTAGGTGGGGGTAGTAATTTGCTGCTCACTCAAAATTTTAATGGCCTGGTTATCCGGATGAATATCCGGGGTATTGAACACCGCGTTAACCACCAGGATGTTTTTATTGAAGCCGGCGCAGGCGAGGTTTGGAACGATCTGGTTAACTATGCCGTACGCTGGGGATTTGCCGGGATGGAGAACTTAAGTTTAATACCCGGATCGGTAGGTGCATCGCCCATACAAAACATCGGCGCTTACGGTGTGGAACTGAAAGATGTATTTGAATCGTGCAAGGCATTTGAGATTGCATCGGGTACGTTTAAAATATTCGACAAAGAAGCCTGCCGCTTTGATTATCGCGATAGCATATTTAAGCAGCTTAAAGGGCAGTATATTGTGGTAAGCGTTAAATTTCATTTATCGCTCATACCGAATATTAATACCCGCTACGGCGCTATTGAGCAGGAGTTAGCCCTCCGCCATATTTCAGAGCCTACAATAAAAGATATATCCCAGGTGGTATCGCACATCCGGGTATCCAAACTTCCAGATCCATCTACCATTGGCAATGCCGGGAGCTTTTTTAAAAATCCGGTTATTACCTTGGCCGAGTTTAAGGAAGTTCAGGAAAGGCATCCAGAGGTGGTTAACTATCCCGCTGGCGATGGTTACATTAAATTAGCCGCGGGCTGGCTTATTGAACAATGCGGCTGGAAAGGGAAAGTGGTTGGCAATACAGGTACATGGAAAAACCAGGCTTTGGTATTGGTTAATCATGGTGGCGCTACCGGGCAGGAGGTGTATGCACTGTCGTCGCAAATCATAGACACTGTGTACAGAAAATTTGGCGTTATGCTGGAGCGCGAAGTGAATGTGGTATAA
- a CDS encoding RNA polymerase sigma factor yields the protein MTKIEFNTMVLRQAGSLRSYALHFTHDADDANDLVQDTMLKAITYYNKFKEGTNLKGWLYTIMKNTFINNYRRFVKMSTFVTKSDEISSPNLVFSSTKNQGESKFVMDDIKRALDKLPEDYFVPFTMYFDGHKYHEIADHLEIPIGTVKTRIHVARKLLKKNLKAYDNGVKKPVYAEED from the coding sequence ATGACAAAGATTGAGTTTAACACAATGGTACTACGTCAGGCAGGTTCTTTGAGGTCTTATGCACTTCACTTTACACACGACGCGGACGATGCGAACGACCTTGTTCAGGATACAATGTTAAAAGCCATAACTTATTACAATAAGTTTAAAGAAGGCACCAATTTAAAAGGATGGTTATATACCATCATGAAAAATACCTTCATTAACAATTATCGTCGTTTTGTTAAGATGAGCACATTTGTAACCAAGTCTGACGAGATCTCTTCTCCAAACCTGGTTTTCAGCTCAACCAAAAATCAAGGCGAATCAAAATTCGTTATGGACGATATTAAGAGGGCTTTAGACAAATTACCTGAAGATTATTTTGTTCCGTTCACGATGTATTTCGACGGACACAAATATCACGAGATAGCCGATCATTTGGAGATCCCTATCGGAACAGTTAAAACCCGTATACACGTGGCACGCAAACTGTTGAAAAAGAATTTAAAGGCATACGATAATGGAGTTAAAAAACCTGTTTACGCCGAAGAAGATTAA